The following DNA comes from Solanum stenotomum isolate F172 chromosome 11, ASM1918654v1, whole genome shotgun sequence.
cGGTTATTGCACTATTTTACTGTTCTTTGTTCTGAATGCTTTGTACTGCTTTTCCTATTAGTTATCATGTTTTCTTCACTATCGCTTTTCCCTTTTCATAACTACTTTGATTTGCTGCACTTGAGTTGTCGGTACTTCAaaaacaacttctctacctccacaaggtaggggtaaggtttgcgtacatcTATCCTCTTtggaccccacttgtgggattacactggatatgttgttgttgttctgtGGGTTATGGGATCCTTTATATAGGAATTCTAAGATATTACACATGATCTCTGTGTTATCTCGTTAAAAGTTTGATGCTTTTTCCATGTATATATAGGAGAAACATGGAAGACTGTGATCTTTTTTTTCAACTACTCTGGTTTAATCAGTAAATCGTCTTGTGAAGCCCTAACCACTAAGTTCTGAAGCTTTCTTAGCCTACAACTGATTAGACTTGGTTTAAATGCTGACTAACGATTATGTACTAAGTAAGAGAAAGCCTTAATAAAACACTTTCTTGTAGGACAagataaaaggaaaaacaaGGCTCACGcttgttttttttccttccaaatTACAGATACATCCCTCTGCAAGCAACTCCTTGTGAGTGATTGAAGAATAATAGTTTGAACACGGTGTCCTGGCTTCTGGTGATGAAGATGTATGAGCTCTTTATGCCTTTGTTCCTGATTGATGCCCATTGCTTCATTGAGCTACTAAGTACATGGtctttgttatttattttttgcagcCTCAAAGCAGATGCAGGTGCTCTCACAAATTTTGAGGTGCTTGATTTTCTACGCTCCAGAGGTGCAGGAAGAGATCCTACGCGGGTCATAGTCCCCATTGCACCATCAGAGTTCAAGGTTGGAAGTTACATTATTGAACTTGTTGTTTGAGAGTATTTTGTTGTGCTCGGCAGTATCTAATGTTTCTGATCTTCTAGGTGTATGATTATTTAGAGCAAACTGCTGCTTGCAATCAGACAAGACAAGTGATTGGTGAACTCATGGGAAAATGTAAAAGTATCAAACTGGAAAAATGTAAATGTAACATACTGGAAAAATGTAAATGTATCAAACTTAAGCATGTTGAGACGGTTAACATCATCAATATCAGGCCATCTTCACTCGTTGAACTTTATCCGGTAATTTCGAAAGATGATGTTCTTGGTATATTGACTATTTAAATTTGCAGCATCATAACTTGTTAGATGTCTATGAAGTGTGGTTTTATTGTTGCACAACATGGGATCTTAATACTTGTAAGCAATGGACAATATGGAGAAATGACCTTTCCTCAATGGATAGGAAATAGAAGATATGGTTTATTTACTTCCTTGGTTCACTCATCTAAATAACAAAGTCGTGTTTTAGTCATTAACAATGGTAAGCAGTGTGACCAGGTGATTGTTGGGTATGTTAAACTGCAGAGGCGGAACTATCATTAACATGTTATGTTTATTTTGCTTGAGTTTCTGACATATACTTGTTTCTTCTTGACGTATATCAGATATTAAGGGAATATGATGCCCATCTTGGGGAAGCTGCAGAAACAATGGAAGAGCTTGTGGAAAATGTGGTGCAGCTGTTGCcgccttctccaactcaaatgcAGTCTGAAGAAGGAACTGCGCCTACAGACGAAAAAGAAGCTCCTGATGGAGAAAAGATAGAGGCTGAGCCTGAAGTAGACACCAGTGTGTGAATTCTTGAACAGAAACGGTTTAGAATgcttatttctttcatttgcgCGAGCACTCAGTTATCAATCTTGATATTGGCTTGAGGAAAAAGGACTTAATCCTACTTATATTCATTCCTTGTCTCAGGATTTATGAAGATCTTAGTCTAGATCCGATGCTTCACTCTAGgtaaatttttgttttctttttgaaagttAAATATCATTTTGGAGTGACAATTATTGACTCACTTTAATCATTACTAATATAGAGTCATAAAGGTTGGAAACAccaaaggaaaaatagaacaataaaaaaatatatggtaagaaaatacaaataaaacttGATGAAGTGTGGT
Coding sequences within:
- the LOC125844487 gene encoding uncharacterized protein LOC125844487 — translated: MKILKADAGALTNFEVLDFLRSRGAGRDPTRVIVPIAPSEFKVYDYLEQTAACNQTRQVIGELMGKCKSIKLEKCKCNILEKCKCIKLKHVETVNIINIRPSSLVELYPILREYDAHLGEAAETMEELVENVVQLLPPSPTQMQSEEGTAPTDEKEAPDGEKIEAEPEVDTSV